The following proteins are encoded in a genomic region of Chaetodon auriga isolate fChaAug3 chromosome 8, fChaAug3.hap1, whole genome shotgun sequence:
- the LOC143324549 gene encoding uncharacterized protein LOC143324549 isoform X13 → MATMTTEASAVSEADTEGKQKASGAEPEPEPENKQKPEGAASEPEGGQSSKKAQEQASEPGPADVATSPEEEQLKPRTRTSAGKGLSRLFSSFLKRRSQCSEGEGFEVEKAREEKADKEEKTDKAEKTDKAEEEKVVEVKSEEKEAKVEEVKEVKKKEEKVEQKEEKKEEEKVEKKGSKKKKKEAKKKQEKKDEEKVKPDEEEKEEETLKKKEEQKEEEKAQQSVEKREDKLQTKEEEKKETAEVKDKGAEAGKKESKEEENIDKRVAKKKEKEEKIKKKEDEKAKRRAEEEERVKRREEEKAKKKEEEKAREAEKAKKKEEEKVRKKEEEEKSKEKTKKKEEEKVKEEAKKKETEKEEEKTEEKQKKEEEKGKKKDKGKNKAKKEEKTVKGESEEQVKAPIAAPEPELKTEPETEQAPDQHSISSAETQPVQEEHKEEAAAQKEADVVEEVKEKDTEKKEEEPAGQQKEGKGGEKAKEEAKKEKPVKEKKTEKKAEKKTEEAKGSKRQKTMQCKVTLLDDTQFECELDKHAKGQELLTKVYDHVNLLEKDYFGLANWETPTSKTWLEATKEIRKQVSGAVYEFTFNVKFYPPDPAQLTEDLTRYFLCLQLRKDIMRGVLPCTFVTLSLLGSYAAQSELGEYDPELHGTDYLKDLSLAPGQSKELEEKVMELHRTYRSMSPAQADMLFLENAKKLSMYGVDLHHAKDLDGVDITLGVCSSGLMVYKDKLRINRFPWPKVLKISYKRSSFFIKIRPSEQEQYESTIGFKLPNYKASKKLWKVCVEHHTFFRVPTVEPPSSRRFLVLGSKFRYSGRTQAQTRQASSMIDRPAPRFTRSASKRLSRNLDGAGDETLQFLQQLSASTRSEVDDWSLMLTSDKPQPSPESPAGGESEQAFLQSWDEGQTVDTVAVTWQDTETGQTGSQTITQIASQSWQELAYDEQQQRTKEDEWSALLHRYPPFPFVPPFDFVKQPAKLSMTKLSSMDRLLQPAVTQQDDWYLYFDRIFSLSLLEGTDTPYSPVAQFPLQEEDEQGMYVAEQESTAEEVIERLQETVTLIDKVTEVDVLERRLREVKDLEGRLQDMDDMAARLQEVIEEELGKEEVDKLKKEVGDLEQEEQIQAEGITETVVKKSVRRIETKEDEVDELEEQIKQVFLKGLLPEEEEAEVKQESEKEVTEESLVDDSLREKLRQIEKDWKSKVEEKSGTSDVSSTISVVAYQKVERRTEKRRVIVDESEQRQEEMEDVQVQAVSEERRGKEVRWRKVEVREERKVTERPQVQDPSQVADQDVWFKLFDRPPYKAVFKPPVTAVEPAQVDEGEYFTSTTESEEKTEIILEERKVREEEVWSVPEIPTPQTLTERDDDWFVLLAVIPRETPYVPPVTVRGRELMDAESFVSVVEAAADDEIREVVAEERKVIEEAPRRLQEIPQQPVTEIDDDWFVLLDLVPRETSYVPPVGVAQLVAEVSPEERVSQVEMTSVEWREKRIEIVVEDTEVKQELREKRVVGVPQAVRETDDDWFVLLDAPAREPSFVPPVTMAEYVQVSPEESISTVAETITVESRMKVAVEETVVLKEDKMLPKQMIPEQKISQPVSERDDEWFLLLDVVPSETAYIPPVSLASPVQIYPSVPPQIEVVSIERKLQQVDLDQIRLQPSEPLPQREDDWFVLFDAIREKPVILPSVSPGAILPDIRKPFEVEVKTTETTTWKKTIIGVDSRQDQTRLSEIRPRQTAPPAEREGGDDWFTLFDVCREKPVVVPPAAVVERIVHVVAAAEPKPKFIMEDVRPPAKMVEMKPPPRQVDDDWFVLLDVAAKAPVAAGERIRVQPEVRPAKVFAATEQRARQRITIVEETWQQEKVVQEKSRPAVREVEDDWFKLLDVAAKKSVAVPERIQFPAEVRAPAAAAKTRVTISERRPQFEKRILEERRPLTHTHVIDDWFVLLDVGPKESVVSTQKGTRPVSAPVFSQAALAEAGIPMAPFDQPQTSTPIKTSLKEERRLEVTVEAVEPSKIEAVAEVKPAVWRDQREAHSSLISTVNGDIQHESEAMSTEVVRMRKKRAKKIEGDSIYIRHSLLMLEEFDKPQEDLLRHHASISELKRNFMESVPEQRPSEWDKRLSTHSPFRTLGINGQPLPSADGFVIRLPRGPLLDFYSKRS, encoded by the exons A TGGCTACCATGACAACAGAGGCAAGTGCAGTGAGTGAGGCGGACACCGAGGGCAAGCAGAAGGCCAGCGGCGCCGAGCCCGAACCCGAACCAGAGAACAAGCAGAAGCCGGAGGGGGCCGCGTCCGAGCCAGAGGGGGGGCAGTCGAGCAAGAAAGCCCAGGAGCAGGCGTCTGAGCCCGGGCCTGCTGACGTAGCTACCTCccctgaggaggagcagctgaagccTCGTACCCGGACCTCTGCTGGCAAAGGCCTGTCTcgcctcttctcctctttcctgaAACGTCGCTCACAGTGCTCCGAGGGAGAGGGGTTTGAGGTAGAGAAGGCCAGGGAGGAAAAGGCagacaaggaggaaaaaactgACAAGGCGGAAAAAACTGACAAAGCGGAAGAGGAGAAGGTGGTAGAGGTGaaaagtgaagagaaagaggctAAAGTAGAGGAGGTAAAAGAAgtgaaaaagaaggaagaaaaagtagaacaaaaagaggagaaaaaggaggaagaaaaagttgAGAAGAAGggcagtaaaaagaaaaagaaagaagccaagaagaaacaagagaaaaaggatgaggagaaagtgaaaccagacgaggaggaaaaagaagaggaaaccttgaaaaagaaagaggagcaaaaggaggaggagaaagcacagcagagtgtagaaaagagggaggacaaattgcagacaaaagaagaagagaagaaggagaccGCTGAAGTCAAAGACAAGGGGGCAGAAGCCGGAAAGAAAGAGagtaaagaggaggaaaacattGACAAGAGGGTcgcaaagaaaaaagaaaaggaggaaaagataaagaagaaggaggacgaaaaagcaaagaggagagcggaggaagaagaaagggtaaagaggagagaagaagagaaagcaaagaagaaagaggaggaaaaggcaaGAGAGGCcgaaaaagcaaagaagaaagaagaggaaaaggtcagaaagaaggaggaggaggagaaatcaaaagagaagacaaaaaagaaagaagaggagaaagtgaaagaagaggcaaagaagaaagagacagaaaaggaggaggaaaagacagaagaaaagcaaaagaaggaagaggaaaaggggaagaaaaaagacaagggGAAGAACAAGgcaaagaaggaggagaagacggTGAAAGGAGAAAGTGAGGAGCAGGTGAAAGCACCGATTGCTGCTCCAGAGCCTGAGCTTAAAACTGAGCCAGAGACCGAACAGGCTCCTGATCAGCACTCAATCAGCAGCGCAGAGACGCAG CCAGTTCAAGAGGAACACAAGGAAGAAGCCGCAGCACAGAAGGAGGCTGACGTTGTGGAAGAAGTGAAGGAgaaggacacagagaaaaaggaggaagaacCAGCAGGACAGCAGAAGGAAGGCAAAGGAGGGGAGAAGGCAAAGGAGGAGGCAAAGAAGGAGAAGCCTgtcaaagaaaagaagacagagaagaaggcagagaagaaaacagaggaggccAAAGGCTCCAAACGTCAGAAGACCATGCAATGCAAAGTCACCTTACTGGACGACACTCAGTTCGAGTGTGAGCTTGAT AAACATGCTAAAGGACAAGAACTTTTAACAAAGGTGTATGACCATGTCAACCTGCTGGAGAAGGATTACTTTGGCCTCGCTAACTGGGAAACCCCAACCAGCAAG ACGTGGTTGGAAGCGACCAAAGAGATCCGGAAGCAGGTTTCAGGCGCTGTGTATGAATTCACATTCAACGTGAAGTTCTACCCTCCTGATCCAGCACAGCTGACTGAAGACCTCACCAG GTACTTCCTGTGTCTCCAGCTGAGGAAGGACATTATGCGCGGCGTTCTTCCCTGTACCTTTGTCACACTGTCCCTGCTGGGCTCCTATGCTGCCCAGTCGGAACTGGGAGAGTATGACCCAGAGCTCCACGGAACGGACTATTTAAAGGATCTGAGTCTGGCTCCCGGGCAGAgcaaagagctggaggaaaaaGTGATGGAGCTGCACCGCACCTACAG gTCAATGAGTCCTGCCCAAGCAGACATGTTGTTTCTGGAAAATGCCAAGAAACTCTCCATGTATGGAGTTGACCTGCACCATGCCAAG GATCTTGATGGTGTCGACATTACGCTGGGGGTTTGCTCCAGTGGCCTGATGGTCTACAAGGACAAGCTGAGGATCAACCGTTTCCCCTGGCCCAAAGTGCTCAAGATCTCTTACAAACGCAGCAGCTTCTTTATCAAAATCAGACCATCAGAG CAAGAGCAGTATGAAAGCACAATTGGCTTCAAACTGCCCAACTACAAAGCGTCGAAGAAGCTGTGGAAAGTTTGTGTCGAACACCATACCTTCTTCAG GGTTCCAACAGTGGAGCCCCCTTCATCTCGTCGCTTCCTCGTCCTGGGCTCCAAATTCCGGTACAGCGGACGCACTCAGGCTCAGACCCGCCAGGCCAGCTCCATGATTGACCGCCCAGCCCCTCGCTTCACACGCTCTGCAAGCAAGAGGCTGTCCCGTAACCTAGACGGAG CTGGAGATGAAACTCTCCAGTTCCTGCAGCAACTTTCAGCGTCAACCCGGTCGGAGGTTGATGATTGGTCGCTGATGCTGACGTCTGACAAACCCCAGCCTTCTCCTGAATCCCCAG CCGGAGGGGAGTCTGAGCAGGCTTTCCTTCAGTCCTGGGACGAGGGTCAGACTGTTGACACAGTCGCAGTTACCTGGCAGGACACTGAGACTGGACAGACTGGCTCTCAAACCATCACCCAGATAGCCAGTCAGTCGTGGCAGGAGCTGGCGtatgatgagcagcagcagaggacaaaggAAGACGAGTGGTCTGCCCTGCTCCATCGTTATCCTCCTTTTCCCTTTGTCCCACCTTTTGATTTCGTGAAACAGCCAG CTAAACTCAGCATGACAAAACTGAGCTCTATGGACAGACTGTTGCAACCAGCAGTGACACAACAGGATGATTGGTACCTTTACTTTGACCGAATCTTCAGCCTATCCTTGCTTGAGGGTACTGACACGCCAT ACTCTCCAGTAGCTCAGTTCCCGCTCCAAGAAGAGGATGAGCAGGGCATGTATGTGGCAGAGCAGGAATCGACCGCTGAGGAGGTCATTGAGAGGCTGCAGGAAACCGTGACCTTGATAGACAAAGTGACAGAGGTGGATGTTTTAGAAAGGAGGCTGAGGGAAGTGAAGGATTTAGAGGGAAGGCTCCAAGACATGGATGATATGGCTGCCAGACTTCAGGAAGTAATAGAAGAGGAATTGGGTAAGGAAGAGGTAGATAAGTTAAAGAAGGAAGTTGGAGATTTGGAGCAGGAAGAACAAATTCAAGCTGAAGGTATAACAGAAACAGTGGTGAAGAAATCAGTGAGGAGAATAGAGACAAAAGAGGATGAGGTGGATGAACTGGAAGAGCAGATAAAGCAGGTGTTTTTAAAAGGCTTGTtgcctgaggaggaagaggccgaGGTGAAGCAGGAGAGTGAAAAAGAGGTGACAGAAGAGAGTCTGGTAGATGATAGCTTGAGAGAGAAGCTACGCCAGATAGAAAAGGACTGGAAGAGCAAGGTGGAGGAGAAGTCTGGCACTTCAGATGTCTCCAGTACAATATCTGTAGTAGCATACCAGAAGGTGGAGCGTAGGACTGAGAAGAGAAGGGTTATTGTAGATGAGAGCGagcagaggcaggaagaaaTGGAAGATGTGCAGGTACAGGCTGTGTCAGAGGAGAGGCGAGGAAAAGAGGTGAGATGGCGTAAGGTAGAAGTgcgagaggagagaaaagtcaCAGAGAGGCCTCAGGTTCAGGATCCATCTCAGGTGGCAGATCAGGACGTCTGGTTCAAACTTTTTGACCGGCCTCCATACAAAGCTGTTTTCAAACCACCAG TTACCGCTGTGGAACCTGCTCAGGTGGATGAAGGCGAGTATTTCACCTCAACGACtgagagtgaggagaaaacagagattATACtagaagagagaaaagtgagagaagaggaagttTGGAGTGTACCAGAGATCCCAACACCGCAGACCCTCACAGAAAGAGATGATGACTGgtttgtgctgctggctgtTATTCCCAGAGAAACACCTTATGTACCACCAG TTACAGTGAGGGGAAGAGAACTGATGGATGCGGAAAGTTTTGTCTCTGTCGTTGAAGCTGCGGCCGATGACGAGATTAGAGAAGTAGTAGCTGAAGAGAGAAAGGTAATAGAAGAGGCACCAAGACGTCTGCAAGAAATCCCACAGCAGCCAGTGACAGAAATAGACGATGACTGGTTTGTGTTGCTGGATCTTGTTCCCAGAGAAACATCATATGTGCCACCAG TTGGTGTTGCACAGCTTGTGGCTGAAGTGTCTCCAGAAGAACGAGTCTCTCAGGTTGAAATGACAAGCGTtgagtggagagaaaaaagaataGAGATTGTGGTAGAAGACACAGAAGTGAAACAAGAGCTGAGGGAAAAGCGAGTAGTAGGTGTGCCACAGGCTGTGAGGGAGACAGACGATGACTGGTTTGTGCTGTTGGATGCTCCCGCTAGAGAACCATCATTTGTGCCACCAG TTACCATGGCTGAGTATGTTCAGGTTTCTCCTGAAGAGAGCATTTCTACTGTGGCAGAAACAATAACAGTAGAGTCCAGGATGAAGGTTGCAGTTGAAGAGACTGTGGTGCTGAAAGAGGACAAGATGCTTCCCAAGCAAATGATTCCAGAGCAGAAAATCTCCCAGCCAGTCAGTGAAAGAGATGATGAGTGGTTTCTTCTGCTGGATGTTGTTCCCAGTGAAACTGCCTACATCCCACCAG tttctctggCATCACCGGTCCAAATTTATCCAAGTGTACCACCTCAAATTGAAGTGGTGAGCATAGAGCGGAAGTTGCAGCAGGTTGATCTTGATCAGATTCGACTGCAGCCTTCCGAGCCACTGCCACAGAGAGAGGACGACTggtttgtgctgtttgatgctATTCGTGAAAAGCCGGTCATACTACCATCAg TTTCTCCTGGTGCGATTCTTCCGGATATTAGGAAGCCGTTTGAGGTTGAGGTGAAAACCACAGAGACTACAACATGGAAGAAGACAATAATTGGTGTGGACAGCAGGCAAGATCAGACACGTCTGTCTGAGATTAGACCGCGCCAAACTGCACCTCCGGcagaaagggaaggaggagatgaTTGGTTTACCCTGTTCGACGTCTGCCGTGAAAAGCCTGTTGTCGTACCACCAG CTGCTGTGGTTGAGCGTATTGTGCATGTGGTGGCAGCCGCTGAACCAAAGCCAAAATTCATCATGGAAGACGTGAGGCCACCTGCGAAGATGGTGGAGATGAAACCACCACCAAGACAGGTGGATGATGACTGGTTTGTGCTGCTAGATGTTGCAGCGAAAGCACCAG TGGCTGCGGGTGAACGCATTCGTGTGCAACCTGAAGTAAGACCAGCTAAAGTGTTTgcagccacagagcagagagcacgGCAGAGAATTACTATAGTGGAGGAGACGTGGCAGCAGGAGAAGGTGGTACAGGAGAAATCACGTCCAGCAGTGAGAGAGGTGGAAGATGATTGGTTTAAGCTTCTGGATGTAGCCGCTAAGAAATCAG TCGCCGTCCCTGAACGCATCCAGTTCCCAGCAGAGGTGAGGGCTCCAGCCGCTGCGGCCAAAACAAGGGTCACTATTTCTGAGAGGAGACCACAGTTTGAGAAACGGATCCTGGAGGAAAGACGTccgctcacgcacacacacgttatcGATGATTGGTTTGTTCTACTAGATGTTGGCCCCAAAGAGTCag TGGTGAGCACACAGAAGGGCACCCGTCCTGTCAGTGCTCCGGTGTTCTCCCAGGCTGCTCTGGCAGAGGCAGGGATCCCCATGGCCCCCTTCGACCAACCCCAGACCTCCACCCCAATAAAGACCAGTCTCAAGGAGGAAAGAAGGCTGGAGGTCACGGTAGAAGCTGTGGAGCCCTCAAAAATCGAGGCTGTGGCTGAGGTCAAG CCAGCAGTGTGGAGGGACCAGAGAGAAGCACACTCGTCACTGATATCCACCGTCAATGGGGACATTCAG CACGAGTCTGAGGCCATGAGCACGGAGGTGGTGCGAATGCGAAAG aaaagaGCTAAGAAAATTGAGGGTGACTCAATTTATATCAGACATAGCCTTTTAATGTTGGAG GAGTTCGATAAGCCTCAGGAGGACTTGCTCAGGCATCACGCCAGCATCAGTGAGCTGAAGAGGAACTTCATGGAGTCCGTCCCGGAGCAGAGGCCCAGTGAGTGGGACAAGCGTCTGTCCACGCACTCTCCGTTCCGCACGCTGGGTATCAACGGCCAGCCTCTCCCCAGTGCAGATGGG TTTGTCATCCGCCTCCCACGCGGCCCCCTGCTAGACTTCTACTCCAAACGCAGCTGA